In Thioalkalivibrio paradoxus ARh 1, the following are encoded in one genomic region:
- the ccmI gene encoding c-type cytochrome biogenesis protein CcmI, with protein sequence MTVFWSIAAVLTAVSLLFLFVPMLRARAVPQSEPVSNEGSAAAVDVYRAQLAELEADREAGTISEAQYTTARLDLQRSLLEMSEAREAAGSRRLPGSWRWPTGIASLVVVPVLAVLIYQGYGSGAAGLDPQLSAPQQTAGAEPGMDGSIEAAVQALSARLEANPVDPEGWALLGRSLLFLEQPRAAAGAYAQAIRHGGNEDPDILTSYADLLGSLDGGNLAARAKPFIDQALAIEPNHVNGLWLAGLAAFRSSEYPEAQEYWERLASQFEPGSEEAGIIRSNLDEVEERLRDGAAESPSASAGN encoded by the coding sequence ATGACGGTGTTCTGGTCCATTGCGGCCGTGCTGACGGCCGTCTCTCTGCTGTTCCTTTTCGTGCCGATGCTGCGTGCCCGTGCGGTGCCCCAGAGTGAACCGGTTTCGAACGAAGGAAGCGCTGCAGCAGTCGATGTTTACCGCGCGCAACTCGCCGAGCTCGAAGCCGACCGCGAAGCCGGCACCATCTCCGAGGCTCAGTACACGACCGCCCGGCTCGACCTCCAGCGCAGCCTGCTCGAAATGAGCGAGGCCCGCGAGGCGGCCGGCTCGCGCCGGCTCCCGGGATCCTGGCGCTGGCCGACCGGCATCGCAAGCCTCGTCGTGGTGCCGGTGTTGGCGGTGCTGATCTATCAAGGCTACGGCAGCGGCGCTGCCGGACTCGACCCGCAGCTCAGCGCTCCGCAACAGACGGCGGGAGCCGAGCCCGGCATGGACGGCAGCATCGAAGCCGCCGTGCAAGCGCTGAGTGCCCGCCTGGAAGCCAATCCCGTGGATCCCGAAGGCTGGGCGCTGCTCGGGCGCTCGCTGCTGTTCCTCGAACAGCCGAGGGCCGCCGCCGGCGCGTATGCGCAGGCGATTCGCCATGGCGGCAATGAGGATCCGGACATCCTGACCAGCTATGCGGATCTGCTTGGCTCCCTGGACGGGGGCAATCTGGCCGCACGCGCGAAGCCCTTCATCGACCAGGCACTGGCCATCGAACCGAACCACGTCAACGGCCTGTGGCTCGCCGGTCTCGCGGCGTTCCGCTCTTCGGAATATCCCGAGGCCCAGGAATACTGGGAACGGCTGGCGTCCCAGTTCGAACCCGGCTCCGAAGAAGCCGGAATCATCCGCAGCAACCTCGACGAGGTCGAGGAACGGTTGCGCGACGGCGCCGCGGAGTCCCCATCCGCCAGCGCCGGGAACTGA
- a CDS encoding PilZ domain-containing protein, protein MVTMLTHRQSPRVRMRIRCDLQIVPVGWHFGGFTRNLSTGGTEFEAIESLVRPERRVSPGMRALITFPLLRHGLIEECKFSCRICYVNANSTGVEFTDACLTREQKDALELMMTTRSNRWDSLK, encoded by the coding sequence ATGGTCACCATGCTGACGCACCGGCAGTCCCCGCGAGTACGTATGCGCATCCGCTGCGATCTTCAGATTGTGCCCGTGGGTTGGCATTTCGGCGGATTCACGCGCAATCTGTCGACTGGGGGTACCGAGTTCGAGGCGATCGAATCGCTGGTGCGCCCGGAACGGAGGGTGAGTCCCGGCATGCGGGCGCTGATCACGTTCCCGTTGTTGCGACATGGTCTGATCGAGGAGTGCAAGTTCAGCTGCCGCATCTGCTACGTGAACGCGAACAGTACCGGTGTCGAGTTTACGGATGCCTGTCTGACCCGCGAGCAGAAAGACGCCCTCGAGCTGATGATGACGACTCGTTCCAACCGTTGGGACTCGCTGAAATGA
- a CDS encoding HypC/HybG/HupF family hydrogenase formation chaperone yields MCLAIPVKVVELLEAEQALVDVGGVRKEVDVSLVDGVQAGDYVILHVGFAINRLDEAEAERTLSMLREMGVEPGAAA; encoded by the coding sequence ATGTGTCTCGCGATCCCGGTGAAGGTGGTGGAACTGCTGGAGGCCGAACAGGCCCTGGTCGATGTCGGCGGCGTGCGCAAGGAGGTCGACGTAAGCCTCGTCGACGGCGTGCAGGCGGGTGACTACGTGATCCTGCACGTGGGTTTCGCGATCAACCGACTCGACGAGGCCGAGGCCGAGCGGACGCTGTCGATGCTGCGCGAGATGGGCGTCGAGCCGGGAGCCGCCGCGTGA
- a CDS encoding DsbE family thiol:disulfide interchange protein, giving the protein MRLRFVLPLVAFFALVGLLWVGLSLDPRALPSPLIGREAPQFDLPELRDPETRFASTEMLGKPALLNVWASWCVTCRQEHPMLAELRRAGVPVYGLNYKDTRSDALRFLAQFGDPYDAIGFDESGLVGIDWGVYATPETFLMDRHGMIRFKHIGMITPEIIENEILPLYRKLEAES; this is encoded by the coding sequence ATGAGACTCCGCTTCGTGCTCCCGCTGGTCGCGTTCTTCGCGCTCGTGGGGCTGTTGTGGGTGGGACTGAGCCTGGATCCCCGGGCCCTGCCCTCCCCGTTGATCGGCCGCGAGGCCCCGCAGTTCGACTTGCCGGAACTGCGCGACCCCGAAACCCGGTTTGCCAGTACCGAGATGCTCGGCAAGCCGGCGCTGCTGAACGTCTGGGCGTCGTGGTGCGTGACCTGCCGCCAGGAACATCCGATGCTCGCCGAACTGCGGCGCGCCGGAGTACCGGTGTACGGGTTGAACTACAAGGACACGCGTTCCGACGCTCTGCGCTTCCTCGCGCAGTTCGGCGACCCCTACGACGCGATCGGCTTCGACGAGAGCGGCCTGGTCGGGATCGACTGGGGCGTGTACGCAACCCCCGAGACGTTCCTGATGGACCGTCACGGGATGATCCGCTTCAAGCATATCGGAATGATCACGCCCGAAATCATCGAGAACGAGATCCTTCCCCTATACCGAAAACTGGAGGCCGAGTCATGA
- the mnmH gene encoding tRNA 2-selenouridine(34) synthase MnmH produces MNEGAIVQDYARIFLQGVPLLDVRSPGEFRQGAFPSSQNLPLLDDDERHQVGLCYKQRGEQAAIELGLRLVSGKERKRRIEGWLDWRTRNPEGQVYCFRGGLRSATVQRWLAEAGQPLPRIGGGYKAMRRFLLESLARTLPGIPLWTLAGRTGCGKTRVIGALEQAIDLEGHARHRGSAFGRRPGGQPAQIDFENAIAIELLRQRARQAAEGVRPVVLEDESKLIGHRLIPPPLFARMQTAPRVLIEEPLDSRIQVTLEDYILGPLGEYSRFYGPEYALDRLGAELLAALDRIRNRLGGQRHSTLSRALNHALAEHRRSGSVEAHRDWIDCLFREYYDPQYEHASRRRSAATPIFVGSRSEVVGFLREHTAPPIPADPQAAFG; encoded by the coding sequence ATGAACGAAGGCGCGATCGTCCAGGACTACGCCCGGATCTTCCTCCAGGGCGTCCCGTTGCTGGATGTGCGCTCGCCCGGTGAATTCCGGCAGGGTGCGTTCCCCAGCTCCCAGAATCTGCCGCTGCTGGACGACGACGAGCGCCACCAGGTCGGCCTGTGCTACAAGCAGCGTGGCGAGCAGGCAGCAATCGAACTTGGGCTCCGCCTGGTGTCCGGGAAGGAACGCAAGCGACGCATCGAGGGCTGGCTGGACTGGCGCACACGCAATCCCGAGGGTCAGGTCTACTGTTTCCGCGGCGGTCTGCGTTCGGCCACGGTGCAGCGGTGGTTGGCAGAGGCCGGTCAGCCACTGCCGCGTATCGGCGGCGGCTACAAGGCGATGCGCAGGTTCCTGTTGGAGAGTCTTGCGCGGACGCTGCCCGGGATCCCGCTCTGGACGCTCGCCGGGCGTACCGGCTGCGGAAAGACGCGGGTGATCGGGGCCCTCGAACAGGCCATCGACCTGGAAGGCCACGCACGGCACCGGGGCTCGGCCTTCGGCCGGCGACCTGGCGGCCAGCCGGCCCAGATCGACTTCGAGAATGCCATTGCCATCGAACTCCTGCGCCAGCGCGCCCGCCAGGCGGCCGAGGGGGTCCGACCGGTCGTGTTGGAGGACGAAAGCAAGCTGATCGGGCATCGACTGATTCCCCCGCCACTGTTTGCACGCATGCAGACGGCGCCGCGCGTGCTGATCGAGGAGCCGCTGGACAGCCGGATCCAGGTCACGCTCGAGGACTACATCCTCGGCCCGCTGGGCGAGTACTCGCGTTTCTACGGGCCCGAATACGCGCTCGACCGGCTCGGTGCCGAGCTGCTCGCCGCACTCGACCGGATCCGCAACCGGCTCGGGGGGCAGCGGCATTCAACGTTGAGCCGCGCGTTGAACCATGCGCTCGCCGAGCATCGCCGCAGTGGATCTGTCGAGGCACACCGGGACTGGATCGACTGCCTGTTCCGCGAGTACTACGATCCGCAATACGAGCACGCGTCGCGGCGCAGGTCCGCGGCCACCCCGATCTTTGTCGGCAGCCGTTCCGAGGTCGTCGGCTTTCTACGGGAGCACACCGCGCCGCCGATCCCTGCCGATCCGCAGGCGGCCTTCGGCTGA
- a CDS encoding NapC/NirT family cytochrome c translates to MSDQPKNPERRGLWGWPRTRWLLGIPIGGILAFIVGAAAMVGSSVAIEATSSDAFCATACHSHEEFVYPEWKESIHYSNPSGVRAGCADCHIPQHYPDKLIVKTTSGIRDSYHEFVLRSISTRERFEDRRGEMAERVWERMRANDSQACRNCHHVDSFSGQSARAERMHRRMETTDNTCIDCHEGVAHLHPADAARKYAADD, encoded by the coding sequence ATGTCCGATCAGCCGAAGAACCCCGAACGCCGCGGCCTGTGGGGCTGGCCCCGAACACGATGGCTGCTCGGGATCCCGATCGGAGGCATCCTGGCGTTCATCGTCGGTGCAGCGGCGATGGTCGGGTCGAGCGTCGCGATCGAAGCCACCAGCAGCGACGCCTTCTGTGCCACGGCGTGTCATTCCCACGAGGAATTCGTCTACCCCGAGTGGAAGGAATCCATCCATTACTCCAACCCCAGCGGTGTGCGCGCGGGCTGTGCCGACTGCCACATCCCGCAGCATTATCCGGACAAGCTGATCGTGAAGACCACATCCGGGATCCGCGACAGCTACCACGAGTTCGTGTTGCGCTCGATCAGCACGCGCGAGCGCTTCGAGGATCGGCGGGGCGAGATGGCCGAACGCGTCTGGGAACGGATGCGCGCCAATGACTCGCAGGCCTGCCGCAACTGCCACCATGTCGACTCGTTCAGTGGTCAGAGCGCCCGCGCCGAACGAATGCACCGGCGGATGGAAACCACCGACAACACCTGCATCGACTGCCATGAGGGCGTGGCCCACCTCCACCCTGCCGACGCCGCGCGCAAATATGCGGCAGACGACTGA
- the hypD gene encoding hydrogenase formation protein HypD: protein MKYVDEFRDGKVARNLAKTIAAEVRSDRRYHLMEFCGGHTHAISRYGLRDLLPAEVRFIHGPGCPVCVLPIGRMDSAIELARDHGVILCSYGDTMRVPASGRTSLLRAKAEGADIRMVYSSADALKIARENPEREVVFFAIGFETTTPPTAVALRQARAEGLKNFSVFANHVLTPSAIQNILESPEVRELGTVPLDGFIGPSHVSTIIGSRPYEFFAEEFQKPVVIAGFEPLDVLQSVLMLVRQLNDGRAEVENQFSRAVTREGNLKAQALVAEVFELRDRFEWRGLGEVPYSALRIRDAYRDFDAEVRFDLPYRSVPDHKACECGAILRGVKQPQDCKVFGTVCTPDNPLGSCMVSAEGACAAYYTYGQFTKSPAVAQAS from the coding sequence GTGAAGTACGTCGACGAGTTCCGCGACGGCAAGGTTGCCCGCAACCTCGCGAAGACGATCGCCGCCGAGGTCCGCTCTGATCGCCGCTATCACCTGATGGAGTTCTGCGGCGGGCACACCCACGCGATCTCGCGCTATGGCCTGCGCGACCTGCTGCCGGCGGAAGTCCGCTTCATTCACGGTCCGGGCTGCCCGGTCTGCGTATTGCCGATCGGGCGCATGGACAGCGCGATCGAACTGGCGCGCGACCACGGCGTGATCCTCTGCAGCTACGGCGACACGATGCGCGTGCCGGCGTCGGGGCGCACGAGTCTGCTGCGCGCGAAGGCCGAGGGCGCGGACATCCGGATGGTGTACTCCAGCGCCGATGCGCTGAAGATCGCGCGCGAGAACCCGGAGCGCGAGGTGGTGTTCTTCGCGATCGGCTTCGAGACCACCACGCCGCCGACCGCGGTCGCGTTGCGCCAGGCGCGTGCCGAGGGGCTGAAAAACTTCAGCGTGTTCGCGAACCACGTGCTCACCCCGTCGGCGATCCAGAACATCCTCGAGTCGCCCGAGGTGCGCGAGCTGGGGACGGTGCCGCTGGACGGCTTCATCGGGCCGTCGCACGTATCGACGATCATCGGCAGCCGGCCCTACGAGTTCTTCGCCGAGGAGTTCCAGAAGCCGGTGGTGATCGCGGGCTTCGAGCCGCTGGACGTGCTGCAGTCGGTATTGATGCTGGTGCGCCAGCTGAACGACGGCCGCGCCGAGGTCGAGAACCAGTTCAGCCGTGCGGTGACCCGCGAAGGCAACCTGAAGGCGCAGGCGCTGGTCGCCGAAGTATTCGAGTTGCGCGACCGCTTCGAGTGGCGCGGGCTCGGCGAGGTGCCGTACAGCGCGCTGCGCATCCGCGACGCCTACCGGGACTTCGACGCCGAAGTCCGCTTCGACCTGCCGTACCGCTCGGTGCCGGATCACAAGGCCTGCGAGTGCGGCGCGATCCTGCGCGGGGTGAAGCAGCCGCAGGACTGCAAGGTCTTCGGTACGGTCTGCACCCCGGACAACCCGCTCGGCTCGTGCATGGTCTCGGCCGAAGGCGCCTGCGCGGCGTATTACACCTACGGCCAGTTCACGAAGTCTCCCGCGGTCGCCCAAGCCTCGTGA
- a CDS encoding cytochrome c-type biogenesis protein has translation MTARHWMPALLCLGALALATPTHLFAGPTAPPSEPLVFETPEQEERYQKLVRELRCTVCQNQNLIESNAPLAADLRRQISLMVKDGAETGEVVDYMVARYGDFVLFRPPVNRTTYLLWYGPVILLVLGLSVLGLVLWRRKERVSSAPLSADEEERLRRLLGEDRGGQG, from the coding sequence ATGACTGCGCGCCACTGGATGCCTGCGTTGCTGTGCCTCGGGGCGCTTGCCCTGGCCACACCCACTCACCTCTTTGCGGGCCCGACCGCACCCCCGTCGGAACCGCTGGTGTTCGAAACGCCCGAACAGGAGGAGCGCTATCAGAAGCTGGTGCGCGAGCTGCGCTGCACCGTCTGCCAGAACCAGAACCTGATCGAATCGAATGCGCCACTCGCCGCCGACCTGCGCCGCCAGATCTCGCTGATGGTCAAGGACGGCGCGGAAACCGGCGAGGTCGTCGACTACATGGTAGCCCGTTACGGCGATTTCGTGCTGTTCCGTCCACCGGTGAATCGCACCACCTACCTGCTCTGGTACGGACCGGTAATCCTGCTGGTACTGGGCCTGTCCGTACTGGGACTGGTGCTATGGCGGCGCAAGGAGCGAGTCAGCTCGGCGCCGCTGTCCGCCGACGAGGAGGAACGGCTGCGACGCCTGCTCGGTGAGGACCGCGGAGGGCAGGGATGA
- a CDS encoding Na/Pi cotransporter family protein, with product MRRVLLPLTFLLLAWAFWASPHLSDVAAGVAIFLFGMIALETGFKAFTGGTLEAALRHSTDRLWKSIGFGIASTTLMQSSTLVSLVTISFVSAEMISLAAGIGVIMGANLGTTTGAWLIAGFGLRVDIAAYAAPMLVFGVILLLNRNRMLKGIGYLFLGVGFLFLGIHFMKEGFEAFQEGFDLAAYAVPGLAGVLLFTAIGMLMTVVMQSSHATLLVIIAALAAGQVTYDNALALAIGANLGSAITTAAGGMAANLGGRRLAVAHVLFNVMTAAVAILLIEQMGWAVDRISGMVGIADDDYLLKLALFHTLFNLLGVAILTPFVRLLERELIRRVRLAPRSAEQPRYLYSEALKTPATAVTAVRREVGHLFDNAHGLIAHGLSLRRAVINSDRSLTEAVRNTRRIMPLDVDDAYEQNIKSLHSAIVAFIGEVHQRELSEHWTNRLYALQQASRDIVEAVKGMKHLHKNLVRYGTAFDPMVRRHYDALRLQLARLLREIGQLRNQEPGAATSLSLDSLRLSLETSHRKLVGNINQAIRDRQLSAHIATSLMNDEAYAYTIAENLIEAAHALLVSDEPADHVAEEHLALDPQEIKRMAGNTMAHPQPGEHADEDPKTS from the coding sequence ATGCGCCGAGTCCTGCTTCCGCTCACCTTCCTGCTGCTGGCCTGGGCGTTCTGGGCAAGTCCGCACCTGAGCGATGTCGCCGCCGGCGTGGCCATCTTCCTGTTCGGCATGATCGCGCTTGAGACCGGCTTCAAGGCCTTCACCGGCGGCACGCTCGAAGCGGCGCTGCGCCATTCCACCGACCGGCTGTGGAAGAGCATCGGTTTCGGCATTGCCAGCACGACGTTGATGCAGTCCAGCACGCTGGTGTCGCTGGTCACGATCTCGTTCGTCAGCGCGGAAATGATCAGCCTTGCCGCAGGCATCGGCGTGATCATGGGCGCGAACCTCGGCACCACGACCGGAGCCTGGCTAATCGCCGGTTTCGGCCTGAGGGTGGACATCGCCGCCTACGCAGCCCCGATGCTGGTGTTCGGGGTCATTCTGCTGCTGAACCGGAACCGCATGCTGAAGGGGATCGGCTACCTGTTCCTGGGCGTCGGTTTCCTGTTCCTGGGCATCCATTTCATGAAGGAGGGATTCGAGGCGTTCCAGGAAGGCTTCGATCTCGCGGCCTATGCGGTTCCGGGACTCGCCGGCGTACTGCTGTTCACGGCCATCGGCATGTTGATGACGGTCGTAATGCAGTCCAGCCACGCGACGCTCCTGGTGATCATCGCCGCGCTGGCCGCCGGACAGGTGACCTACGACAATGCGCTGGCACTCGCGATCGGCGCGAACCTCGGCAGCGCGATCACCACCGCAGCCGGGGGCATGGCCGCCAACCTCGGCGGCCGGCGCCTCGCGGTCGCCCACGTGCTGTTCAACGTGATGACCGCGGCGGTCGCAATCCTGCTGATCGAACAGATGGGCTGGGCCGTGGATCGGATCTCCGGCATGGTGGGCATCGCCGACGACGACTATCTGCTGAAGCTGGCGTTGTTCCACACCCTGTTCAACCTGCTCGGCGTCGCGATCCTGACCCCCTTCGTCCGCCTGCTCGAACGCGAACTGATTCGGCGCGTGCGCCTCGCCCCGCGCTCCGCCGAACAGCCTCGGTACCTGTACTCGGAGGCGCTGAAAACACCCGCCACCGCGGTGACCGCAGTACGCCGGGAGGTCGGGCACCTGTTCGACAACGCCCACGGCCTGATCGCCCATGGGCTCAGCCTGCGCCGTGCGGTCATCAATTCCGACCGATCCCTGACCGAGGCGGTGCGGAACACCCGCAGGATCATGCCCCTGGACGTGGACGACGCCTACGAACAGAACATCAAGAGCCTGCACAGCGCGATCGTGGCCTTCATCGGCGAAGTGCATCAGCGCGAACTCTCGGAACATTGGACCAACCGCCTGTACGCGCTGCAACAGGCCAGCCGCGACATCGTCGAAGCGGTAAAAGGGATGAAGCACCTGCACAAGAACCTGGTTCGCTACGGGACCGCATTCGATCCGATGGTGCGACGGCATTACGATGCGTTGCGTCTGCAACTCGCCAGGCTCCTGCGCGAGATCGGACAGCTGCGGAATCAGGAGCCCGGGGCCGCCACCAGCCTGTCACTGGATTCGCTCAGGCTTTCGCTGGAGACATCGCACCGCAAACTGGTGGGAAACATCAACCAGGCGATTCGCGATCGACAACTGTCGGCCCATATCGCCACGTCGCTGATGAACGACGAGGCTTACGCCTATACGATCGCCGAGAACCTGATCGAGGCAGCGCACGCACTGCTGGTCAGCGACGAACCGGCCGACCATGTTGCCGAGGAACATCTGGCGCTGGATCCTCAGGAAATCAAGCGCATGGCCGGCAATACCATGGCACACCCACAGCCCGGTGAACACGCCGATGAAGACCCGAAAACTTCTTGA
- the hypE gene encoding hydrogenase expression/formation protein HypE: protein MSANPKTVKRGYIRSLDLKRGKVELAHGGGGRAMAQLIDELFQQAFENPWLRQANDQALLTRPEGRIVMATDSHVVSPLFFPGGDIGSLSVHGTINDVATSGARPLWLSAGFILEEGFPLADLKRIVDSMAAAARAAGVPIVTGDTKVVERGKGDGVFINTTGVGVVPDGVEISGDRARPGDRILVSGFLGDHGVAIMSLRENLSFSTNIESDSAALHELIAAMVENAPDIHCLRDPTRGGLAATLNEIARQSGVGMTIREDDIPVREEVDAACELLGLDPLYVANEGKVVAVCPPESTERLLAAMRAHPLGRDAAIIGEVVADEHAFVQMETSFGGRRNVDWISGEQLPRIC, encoded by the coding sequence GTGAGCGCGAACCCGAAGACGGTGAAGCGGGGTTACATTCGCTCGCTGGACCTGAAGCGCGGCAAGGTCGAGCTCGCTCACGGCGGCGGTGGCCGCGCGATGGCGCAGCTGATCGACGAGTTGTTTCAGCAGGCGTTCGAGAATCCCTGGCTGCGCCAGGCCAACGACCAGGCACTGCTGACGCGGCCCGAGGGCCGGATCGTGATGGCGACCGACAGCCATGTGGTCTCGCCGCTGTTCTTCCCCGGCGGCGACATCGGCAGTCTCTCGGTGCACGGCACCATCAACGACGTCGCGACCAGCGGCGCGCGCCCGCTGTGGCTCTCCGCCGGCTTCATTTTGGAAGAAGGCTTTCCGCTCGCCGACCTGAAGCGCATCGTCGATTCGATGGCGGCGGCGGCGCGCGCGGCCGGCGTGCCGATCGTGACCGGCGACACCAAGGTGGTCGAACGCGGCAAGGGCGACGGCGTGTTCATCAACACGACCGGGGTCGGCGTGGTGCCCGACGGTGTCGAGATTTCCGGCGACCGGGCCCGGCCCGGCGACCGCATCCTGGTCAGCGGTTTTCTCGGCGATCACGGCGTCGCGATCATGTCGCTGCGCGAGAACCTGAGCTTCAGCACCAATATCGAGTCCGACTCGGCCGCGCTGCACGAGCTGATCGCGGCGATGGTGGAGAATGCTCCGGATATCCATTGTTTGCGCGACCCGACCCGCGGCGGGCTCGCCGCCACGCTGAACGAGATCGCGCGGCAGTCGGGCGTCGGCATGACCATCCGCGAGGACGACATCCCGGTGCGCGAAGAGGTCGACGCCGCCTGCGAACTGCTGGGGCTCGATCCGCTCTACGTCGCCAACGAGGGCAAGGTCGTCGCGGTCTGCCCGCCGGAATCGACTGAGCGGCTGCTGGCGGCGATGCGCGCCCACCCGCTCGGCCGGGACGCGGCGATCATCGGCGAGGTGGTCGCCGACGAACACGCGTTCGTGCAGATGGAAACGAGCTTCGGCGGGCGGCGCAACGTCGACTGGATTTCCGGCGAACAGCTGCCGCGCATCTGCTGA
- a CDS encoding universal stress protein — protein sequence MAGIFVGVDGSDGARRALRWAREEGVIRGTRVHAVFVLDRRYLEPEWASLMAPPVEQLREEARRLLQQAVEQAGGAAAELSENVLVGEGHGIAKALLDAASDADLLVVGSRGRGGFHGLRLGSVSQQILHHARCPVVVVPAG from the coding sequence ATGGCAGGCATTTTCGTGGGTGTGGATGGTTCGGACGGGGCCCGGCGGGCATTGCGCTGGGCACGGGAGGAAGGCGTGATCCGGGGCACCAGGGTCCATGCGGTGTTCGTGCTCGACCGCCGCTACCTGGAGCCGGAATGGGCATCGCTGATGGCGCCGCCGGTGGAACAACTGCGCGAGGAAGCCCGGCGTCTGCTGCAACAGGCCGTGGAGCAGGCCGGCGGCGCGGCGGCCGAACTGTCGGAGAACGTGCTCGTTGGGGAGGGGCACGGGATCGCGAAGGCGTTGCTCGATGCCGCCAGTGATGCCGATCTGTTGGTGGTCGGTTCACGCGGACGCGGCGGATTTCACGGGCTGCGGCTGGGTTCGGTCAGTCAGCAGATCCTGCACCACGCGCGCTGCCCGGTCGTGGTAGTGCCCGCGGGATAA